Proteins encoded in a region of the Erwinia aphidicola genome:
- a CDS encoding Tn3 family transposase, whose amino-acid sequence MSDDFLTSEQTENYGRYVADPNEVQLARYFHLDERDLAFINQRRGKHNRLGIALQLTTARFLGTFLPDPLQIPSFIRFYIAAQLNISRPEILSRYAERENTRWEHQGLIKLYYDYHDFGDFPWSFRLKRLLYTRAWLSNERPGLLFDFATAWLLQNKILLPAASTLTRLIGEVRERASRRLWRRLALLPDSWQKTQLDGLLEIPEGQRISVLEEMRKGPVTISGPSFTDALERYTRLRSMEFSRLNFSGLPAIQLRNLARYAGMASVKYISRMPDERRLAVLTAFVKAQEISALDEAVDVLDMLILDITRSAKNIGQKKRLRTLKDLDRAALLLARACTLLLDENTDEAALRQAIFRRIPKDKLAESVGKVNELARPQDTHFQNEMVEQYGRVKRFLSAMLRDLHFQAAPAGEHTLSAIHYLAELSGSKKRILDDAPEQIISGPWKRLVYDRDGRILRAGYSLCLLERLQDSLRRRDLWLENSDRWGDPRQKLLQGAEWQAQRIPVCRALGHPSDGTKAAEQLATRLDDTWKSVASRFACNAAVSISNEGKHPSLTISNLDKLDEPPALIQLNRRVRELIPPVDLTELLLEIDARTGFTREFSHVSESGARAQDLQVSLCATLLAEACNIGHEPLIKHNIPALTRHRLSWVKQNYLRAETLVSANARLVDFQSTLPLAGYWGGGEVASADGMRFVTPVKTVNSGPNRKYFGSGRGITWYNFVSDQYSGFHGIVVPGTLRDSIFVLEGLLEQQTGLNPVEIMTDTAGSSDIIFGLFWLLGYQFSPRLADAGGAIFWRADKTAHYGALNELARGCVELSKIESQWDEMMRMAGSLKLGTIHASELIRSLLKSSRPSGLAQAIMEVGRVNKTLYLLNYIDDEDYRRRILTQLNRGEGRHAVARAICYGQRGEIRKRYREGQEDQLGALGLVTNAVVLWNTLYMQEALSHLRKSGETPEEEHLARLSPLIHGHINMLGHYTFSLPEDILKGELRPLNFNTNNELNS is encoded by the coding sequence ATGAGTGATGACTTTCTTACCAGCGAACAGACAGAAAACTACGGTCGCTATGTGGCAGACCCAAATGAGGTTCAGCTGGCTCGGTATTTTCATCTGGATGAGCGTGACCTTGCTTTTATTAATCAGCGACGGGGAAAACATAACCGGCTGGGGATTGCACTTCAGCTGACTACGGCGCGCTTTCTGGGAACGTTTCTTCCTGATCCCCTTCAAATTCCCTCATTCATCCGTTTTTACATTGCGGCACAGTTGAACATCAGCCGACCAGAGATCCTTTCCCGGTATGCAGAAAGAGAAAATACCCGCTGGGAGCATCAGGGGCTTATCAAGCTCTATTATGATTATCATGATTTTGGTGATTTCCCCTGGTCATTCAGACTGAAGCGTTTGCTCTATACTCGCGCCTGGCTCAGCAATGAGCGTCCAGGTCTGCTGTTTGATTTTGCTACCGCATGGTTGCTGCAAAATAAGATCCTGCTACCCGCAGCCTCGACTCTGACAAGGCTGATTGGCGAAGTACGCGAACGGGCAAGTCGACGATTATGGCGAAGGCTGGCTTTGTTGCCTGACAGCTGGCAGAAAACACAACTGGACGGTTTACTTGAAATACCTGAAGGGCAGCGTATATCGGTGCTGGAGGAGATGCGAAAAGGTCCTGTCACTATCAGTGGGCCGTCATTTACAGACGCCCTGGAGCGATATACCCGACTGCGTAGCATGGAGTTTTCCCGGCTGAATTTCTCCGGTCTGCCTGCCATCCAGCTGCGGAATTTGGCCCGTTATGCCGGAATGGCTTCGGTGAAATACATTTCAAGAATGCCTGACGAACGGCGACTGGCCGTGCTTACTGCGTTTGTGAAAGCACAGGAAATTTCGGCGCTTGACGAGGCCGTGGATGTGCTGGATATGCTTATTCTGGATATCACGCGTTCTGCAAAAAATATCGGGCAGAAAAAGCGGCTCAGAACCCTAAAAGATCTTGATCGTGCCGCGCTATTACTGGCACGGGCATGCACGTTATTACTTGATGAGAACACCGATGAAGCAGCTCTGCGGCAGGCTATTTTTCGCCGCATACCAAAGGACAAACTGGCTGAATCCGTCGGCAAGGTAAATGAGCTGGCGCGCCCGCAAGATACTCATTTTCAGAATGAAATGGTGGAACAATATGGACGGGTGAAGCGCTTCCTGTCCGCGATGTTGCGTGACTTACACTTTCAGGCCGCCCCAGCCGGGGAGCACACGTTGTCAGCAATCCATTATCTGGCCGAACTGAGTGGCTCAAAAAAGCGAATTCTCGACGATGCACCAGAGCAAATCATTTCCGGCCCCTGGAAACGTCTGGTCTACGACAGAGATGGTAGGATTCTACGAGCGGGTTACTCGTTGTGCCTTCTCGAGCGCCTTCAGGATTCTTTGCGCCGTCGTGATCTCTGGCTGGAGAACAGTGACCGGTGGGGGGACCCGCGTCAAAAATTGCTTCAGGGAGCTGAATGGCAGGCACAACGCATCCCGGTATGTCGGGCGCTGGGTCATCCATCAGACGGAACTAAAGCAGCAGAACAACTGGCTACGCGGCTTGATGACACATGGAAATCAGTGGCTTCACGTTTTGCCTGCAACGCAGCGGTCAGCATAAGCAATGAAGGTAAGCATCCCTCACTGACGATTAGCAATCTGGATAAACTGGATGAGCCACCGGCACTGATACAATTGAATCGTCGGGTAAGAGAACTGATCCCTCCGGTTGATCTGACTGAGCTGTTGCTTGAAATAGATGCCCGAACCGGTTTTACCCGCGAATTCAGCCACGTCAGTGAATCAGGTGCTCGGGCGCAGGATCTCCAGGTCAGTCTGTGCGCAACACTGCTGGCAGAAGCCTGCAATATAGGGCATGAACCCCTGATAAAGCATAATATTCCCGCGCTTACTCGCCATCGTCTGAGCTGGGTTAAACAAAATTATCTCAGGGCAGAAACGCTGGTCAGCGCTAATGCACGGCTGGTTGATTTTCAGTCCACGCTGCCGCTCGCGGGGTACTGGGGAGGTGGTGAGGTTGCCTCCGCAGATGGTATGCGTTTTGTCACACCGGTTAAAACGGTTAATTCCGGACCAAATCGTAAATACTTTGGTTCAGGACGCGGTATCACCTGGTACAACTTCGTCTCCGATCAGTACTCCGGTTTCCATGGCATTGTGGTTCCCGGTACGCTTCGTGATTCCATCTTTGTACTGGAAGGGCTTCTGGAGCAGCAGACCGGGCTGAATCCGGTAGAAATTATGACGGACACGGCAGGATCCAGCGATATCATTTTTGGCCTGTTCTGGTTACTGGGCTACCAGTTTTCCCCTCGTCTGGCCGATGCAGGCGGGGCGATATTCTGGCGGGCAGATAAAACGGCACATTATGGTGCCCTGAATGAGCTGGCCCGGGGATGTGTTGAACTGTCAAAAATAGAATCCCAATGGGATGAAATGATGCGAATGGCGGGCTCACTGAAGCTTGGGACCATCCATGCATCAGAGCTTATTCGTTCACTGTTGAAAAGTAGCCGACCATCTGGTCTGGCTCAGGCGATTATGGAAGTGGGCCGGGTCAACAAGACGTTGTATCTTCTCAACTATATCGATGATGAGGATTACCGGCGTCGGATCCTCACTCAGCTCAACCGGGGAGAAGGACGCCATGCAGTGGCTCGAGCCATTTGCTACGGACAACGTGGTGAAATTAGAAAACGCTACCGTGAAGGGCAGGAAGATCAACTCGGTGCTCTGGGTCTGGTGACCAATGCGGTTGTGCTGTGGAACACACTTTACATGCAGGAGGCGTTGTCACATCTTCGCAAATCGGGGGAAACACCTGAAGAGGAGCATCTGGCAAGATTATCGCCGCTGATACATGGCCATATAAATATGCTGGGGCATTATACGTTTTCGTTACCGGAAGATATTCTGAAGGGCGAGTTAAGACCGTTAAATTTCAATACAAACAATGAATTAAACTCTTAG
- a CDS encoding tyrosine-type recombinase/integrase, with protein MTQIAGFSSPNLLTSMDEDISQRLASFVNQREAFSSNTWKQLLSVMRVCWRWAQENHRSFLPMLAEDLQDYLLHLQNAGRAASTISTHAALISMLHRNAGFIPPNVSPVVVRARKKINRKAVSSGERTGQAVPFCRVDLNRLDKIWQASPRLQLKRDLAFLHVAYSTLLRMSEMSRLRVRDINRTEDGRIILDVGWTKTILHSGGIVKALSARSSQRLTEWIDAAGLNDEPDAVLFCPIHRSNKIVNVTTAPMSAPSLEDIFCRARKAICEKEHVKTNKGRYAGWSGHSARVGAAQDMARKGVPLAQIMQEGTWTQTQTVMRYIRMVEAHKGAMVALMEEDDGVI; from the coding sequence ATGACTCAGATTGCCGGCTTCAGCAGCCCCAACTTGCTGACATCAATGGATGAAGACATTTCGCAAAGACTCGCCTCCTTCGTTAACCAGCGAGAGGCATTCTCGTCTAACACGTGGAAACAGCTCCTCAGCGTCATGCGGGTATGTTGGCGCTGGGCACAAGAAAACCATCGTTCATTCCTGCCGATGTTGGCGGAAGATCTACAGGATTATCTGCTGCATCTGCAGAATGCTGGCCGGGCAGCATCTACGATTTCAACGCATGCAGCTCTAATTTCTATGTTACACCGTAACGCCGGCTTCATTCCCCCTAACGTCTCGCCCGTTGTGGTGCGTGCCAGGAAGAAAATTAACCGTAAGGCAGTATCATCCGGTGAACGTACTGGCCAGGCGGTACCCTTCTGCAGGGTAGACCTCAATCGGCTTGATAAAATATGGCAAGCTTCACCTCGCCTGCAGCTGAAACGTGATTTGGCATTTTTGCATGTGGCATATAGTACACTTCTTCGAATGAGCGAGATGTCGCGCCTGCGAGTGAGAGATATTAACCGAACTGAGGACGGCCGAATCATCCTTGATGTCGGTTGGACTAAAACCATTCTTCATTCTGGTGGCATTGTTAAAGCGCTGAGTGCTCGCTCATCTCAGCGTTTAACAGAATGGATTGACGCCGCCGGACTGAACGACGAACCTGATGCGGTGCTGTTCTGCCCTATCCACCGTTCTAATAAGATTGTCAATGTGACTACGGCCCCTATGAGTGCGCCGAGTCTTGAAGATATCTTTTGTCGCGCCCGAAAAGCGATCTGCGAAAAAGAGCATGTGAAAACCAACAAGGGACGTTACGCAGGCTGGAGCGGACACAGTGCGCGCGTGGGGGCCGCACAGGATATGGCCAGAAAGGGCGTTCCACTCGCCCAGATTATGCAGGAAGGCACCTGGACTCAAACCCAGACTGTGATGCGCTATATACGTATGGTTGAAGCGCATAAAGGCGCAATGGTTGCACTGATGGAAGAAGATGACGGTGTAATTTAA
- a CDS encoding glucosyltransferase domain-containing protein has protein sequence MTASEIQPVSRLRQIVFTFVIALLATLPVWTSKLYYRDDLYRIFNGSTSAWLSNGRPMTWLLQSMLSFSSNLSDISPLNLFIGLLALSIASVIYIEKLRIPLTGYWALIPPLFIILNPFLVQCLLYAYDSLTILLAFAIAMVASLKLRPGGLQQLILDVLLLLMVLTLYQSGLNLFIGCVALLVVCRIVQHLPVWQWLGVKIFALLIAVLIYKYGISGPLIDKADIYSMQHNQLLTPGPGALHILTESIRRYYSLFFSAYPGWRAGFVWGPVLFAAVGLGITGIRLKQQQRFNVSTLLLLSTTLPVAIASVAGLSLMLASPVFVPRMLAAWGVTLLFCFYISVQVWPALRRWLAGLSGVLLLYHLVVMLACFNTVVNSQRYEFSVMAQIKSDFYRLPARSIDSMAFIGQLDDAPEVRTNIKNLPLINNIRMKMLGESEPWIWQALIAHADLPLKSIRANELIRAEKPRNYLTQGPEYDAYVVNSTLVIDFRKSGGVVEADAQ, from the coding sequence ATGACGGCCAGTGAGATTCAGCCCGTTTCCCGTTTACGGCAGATAGTCTTTACCTTCGTGATAGCGCTGCTGGCGACCCTGCCGGTCTGGACCAGCAAACTTTATTACCGTGACGATCTGTACCGGATATTTAATGGCAGCACCTCGGCGTGGCTGTCCAATGGCCGGCCAATGACCTGGCTGCTGCAGTCGATGCTATCGTTCAGCAGCAACCTTAGTGATATCTCACCGCTTAATTTGTTTATCGGTCTGCTGGCGCTGAGCATTGCCTCGGTGATCTATATCGAGAAGCTGCGCATCCCACTCACCGGCTATTGGGCGCTGATACCCCCCCTGTTCATCATCCTTAACCCTTTTCTGGTGCAGTGCCTGCTTTACGCCTATGACAGTCTGACCATCCTGCTTGCCTTCGCCATTGCGATGGTGGCCAGCCTGAAGCTGAGGCCGGGCGGGTTGCAGCAGCTCATTCTTGACGTGCTGCTTTTGCTGATGGTTCTGACACTGTATCAGTCCGGCTTAAACCTGTTTATTGGCTGCGTGGCGTTACTGGTTGTATGCCGCATTGTTCAACATCTACCCGTCTGGCAATGGCTTGGCGTTAAGATATTCGCGCTGCTGATCGCTGTGCTGATCTATAAATACGGCATCAGCGGCCCCCTGATTGATAAAGCGGATATATACAGCATGCAGCATAATCAGCTGCTGACTCCCGGGCCGGGCGCGCTGCATATTCTGACTGAAAGCATCAGACGTTATTACTCGCTGTTTTTCAGCGCTTACCCTGGGTGGCGAGCCGGGTTTGTTTGGGGGCCTGTTCTGTTTGCTGCCGTCGGCCTTGGCATTACTGGAATCCGGTTAAAGCAGCAGCAAAGGTTCAATGTCTCCACTCTGCTGCTGCTGTCAACAACACTACCAGTGGCCATTGCATCCGTTGCCGGACTCTCGCTTATGCTGGCCAGCCCGGTTTTTGTTCCGCGCATGCTGGCAGCCTGGGGAGTGACTTTGCTGTTCTGCTTTTATATCAGCGTTCAGGTATGGCCTGCATTGAGGCGGTGGTTAGCTGGGCTGAGCGGGGTTCTGCTGCTGTACCATCTGGTGGTGATGCTGGCCTGCTTTAACACGGTGGTCAACAGCCAGCGCTACGAGTTTAGCGTGATGGCTCAAATTAAAAGTGACTTCTACCGACTGCCCGCACGCAGCATTGATAGCATGGCATTTATCGGTCAATTAGATGATGCGCCTGAGGTGCGAACTAATATCAAAAATCTCCCCCTGATTAACAACATACGCATGAAAATGCTGGGCGAGTCAGAACCCTGGATTTGGCAGGCGCTAATCGCCCATGCCGACTTACCGTTAAAATCAATCAGAGCGAATGAGCTGATTCGGGCGGAAAAGCCGCGTAACTATCTTACTCAGGGGCCCGAGTATGACGCCTATGTTGTCAACAGTACCCTGGTGATTGATTTCCGTAAGTCAGGTGGGGTGGTGGAGGCTGATGCTCAGTAG
- a CDS encoding glycosyltransferase family 2 protein has protein sequence MLISLVVPVWNEDEAVPVFYRALDILGDLQLELIFVNDGSSDSTAEVIERLIANDERLVLVNLRRNFGKEAALLAGFNYSTGDAVIPLDVDMQDPIELIPELVTIWQQKGVDMVLARRSDRSADSFLKRISSRWYYKMHNVLAREKIEENVGDFRLLSRNTVDAICSLPEHTVFMKGMMPWVGGKTAILDYARMPRVVGKTKFNGWSLWNFALDGITSFSTLPLRVWTYIGGVVAVISLLYGIWIVLSKFIWGNAVAGYSSLMTVMLFLGGVQLIGIGILGEYIGRMYTESKNRPRYIIESVLRKKNDGQ, from the coding sequence ATGCTGATATCTCTGGTGGTGCCCGTGTGGAATGAGGATGAGGCCGTACCGGTTTTTTACCGCGCGCTGGATATCCTCGGCGATCTGCAGCTGGAACTTATATTTGTTAATGACGGCAGTAGTGACAGCACCGCCGAGGTGATTGAGCGACTGATAGCCAACGATGAGAGGCTGGTGCTGGTTAATTTGCGTCGTAATTTCGGCAAAGAAGCCGCTCTGCTGGCGGGATTTAATTATTCTACTGGCGATGCCGTTATTCCGCTGGACGTTGATATGCAGGACCCCATAGAGCTTATTCCCGAGCTGGTCACCATCTGGCAGCAGAAGGGGGTGGATATGGTACTGGCGCGGCGCAGCGATCGGAGTGCTGATTCCTTCCTGAAACGTATCTCCTCGCGCTGGTATTACAAAATGCATAACGTGTTAGCGCGCGAGAAGATTGAAGAGAACGTTGGCGATTTTCGCCTGTTATCGCGCAATACGGTTGATGCGATCTGTTCACTTCCCGAGCACACCGTGTTTATGAAAGGCATGATGCCGTGGGTGGGGGGCAAGACCGCTATTCTGGACTATGCCAGGATGCCGCGCGTGGTGGGTAAAACGAAATTCAACGGCTGGAGCTTGTGGAATTTCGCCCTTGACGGTATTACCTCATTTTCCACACTGCCACTCCGCGTGTGGACCTATATAGGCGGCGTCGTCGCTGTTATTTCTCTGCTTTATGGTATCTGGATTGTGCTATCAAAATTTATCTGGGGTAATGCGGTTGCCGGCTATTCTTCGCTGATGACGGTCATGCTGTTCCTCGGCGGTGTGCAGCTGATTGGCATTGGTATTCTCGGTGAATATATCGGTCGCATGTATACCGAGAGTAAGAACAGGCCGCGTTATATTATTGAGAGCGTGCTGAGGAAGAAAAATGACGGCCAGTGA
- a CDS encoding GtrA family protein, with the protein MGNKGISAGTVYGIPITFIRYGLTGGLNTLVHWLVFFTGYSLFHFNQASANAVAFACAVTVSFFINARWTFSSPVSLKRYLLWVSFMAFFALFTGWCGDLMVLNPFLTLIIFSALSLVIGFFFANRFVFR; encoded by the coding sequence ATGGGTAATAAGGGCATTTCTGCAGGTACCGTTTACGGTATTCCAATCACCTTTATCCGCTATGGCTTAACCGGGGGGCTTAATACCCTGGTGCACTGGCTGGTGTTTTTCACCGGCTATAGCCTGTTTCATTTTAATCAGGCCAGCGCCAACGCAGTCGCCTTTGCCTGCGCGGTAACGGTGAGCTTTTTTATTAACGCCCGCTGGACGTTCAGTAGCCCTGTGTCGCTTAAGCGCTATCTATTGTGGGTCAGCTTTATGGCGTTTTTCGCTCTCTTTACCGGCTGGTGTGGGGACTTAATGGTGCTCAATCCCTTCCTTACGCTGATAATTTTTTCTGCGTTAAGTCTGGTGATCGGTTTCTTTTTTGCCAACCGTTTCGTTTTCAGGTGA
- a CDS encoding glycoside hydrolase family 10 protein → MKTVSTACVALLLLVSCSSQPPKSLVTPFPVVTKPLPVEPQQGQPPLRGVWLATVSRLDWPPVASVNASSAAARISQQQKSLTDKLDKMKSLGVNTVFFQVKPDGTALWASKILPWSDMLTGEIGKDPGYDPLQFMLDEAHKRGMKVHAWLNPYRVAVNTKASTVAELNRTLSLHPASVYVLHKEWIRTAGDRFVLDPGIPEARDWITSIVAEVVARYPVDGVQFDDYFYAESAGSMLNDSQTFRTYGQGFASKADWRRHNTQQLIEQVSRTIKQLKPDVEFGVSPAGVWRNLSHDAAGSDTRGAAAYDEAYADTRRWVQQGLLDYIAPQLYWPFARQAARYDVLAKWWADVVKPTHTRLYIGIALYKVGEPSKNEPDWMIGGGVPELKKQLDLNEAVPQINGTILFRENYLNQMQTQEAVNYLRERWGE, encoded by the coding sequence ATGAAGACAGTTAGCACAGCCTGCGTAGCTCTCCTGCTGCTGGTCAGCTGCTCTTCGCAACCGCCAAAGTCGCTGGTTACTCCTTTCCCGGTGGTCACAAAGCCATTGCCGGTGGAACCGCAGCAGGGTCAGCCGCCGTTAAGAGGTGTCTGGTTGGCAACCGTTTCCCGCCTTGACTGGCCGCCGGTGGCCTCAGTCAATGCCAGCAGTGCCGCCGCGCGCATCAGCCAACAGCAGAAATCGCTGACCGATAAGCTGGATAAGATGAAAAGTCTCGGTGTCAACACCGTGTTTTTCCAGGTGAAACCGGACGGCACTGCGCTGTGGGCATCCAAAATACTGCCGTGGTCCGATATGCTGACGGGCGAGATTGGCAAGGATCCTGGCTACGACCCGCTGCAGTTTATGCTGGATGAAGCTCACAAGCGCGGTATGAAAGTCCACGCCTGGCTCAACCCTTATCGCGTGGCGGTGAACACCAAAGCGTCCACCGTTGCTGAGTTAAACCGCACGCTGTCGCTGCATCCGGCCAGCGTTTACGTGCTGCATAAAGAGTGGATCCGCACCGCCGGTGACCGCTTTGTGCTGGACCCTGGCATCCCGGAGGCGCGTGACTGGATCACCAGCATCGTGGCCGAAGTGGTGGCGCGTTATCCCGTTGACGGCGTGCAGTTCGATGACTATTTCTATGCAGAATCCGCGGGTTCAATGCTCAACGACTCTCAGACCTTCCGGACCTATGGTCAGGGCTTTGCCAGCAAAGCGGACTGGCGGCGGCACAACACCCAGCAGCTGATCGAACAGGTATCACGCACCATCAAACAGCTGAAGCCTGACGTAGAGTTTGGCGTCAGTCCGGCGGGGGTATGGCGCAACCTTTCGCACGATGCGGCCGGCTCCGACACGCGCGGCGCGGCGGCATACGATGAAGCCTATGCCGATACTCGCCGCTGGGTGCAGCAGGGGCTGCTGGACTATATCGCCCCGCAGCTCTACTGGCCCTTTGCCCGCCAGGCGGCACGCTATGACGTGCTGGCAAAATGGTGGGCGGATGTGGTCAAGCCGACTCATACCCGCCTCTACATTGGCATCGCGCTGTATAAAGTGGGTGAGCCGTCAAAAAATGAACCTGACTGGATGATTGGCGGCGGCGTGCCCGAGCTAAAAAAACAGCTCGACCTGAACGAAGCTGTGCCGCAAATCAACGGCACCATCCTGTTCCGGGAAAACTACCTAAACCAGATGCAGACGCAGGAGGCGGTTAACTACCTCAGAGAACGCTGGGGCGAATAG
- a CDS encoding cupin domain-containing protein produces the protein MKVQKIEQPAAIEVLEPWGSVDGLPETSPIQLSGIQKVIPGKEDIDTGIFECSAGSYRRSVKQAEIMHFLAGSGSFTPDGEETLTFKAGDSFFFEANTAGTWVVDTQMRKLYVIFDAS, from the coding sequence ATGAAAGTACAAAAGATTGAACAGCCAGCGGCTATAGAAGTGTTAGAACCCTGGGGTAGCGTTGACGGTCTGCCGGAAACGTCGCCAATTCAGCTGTCGGGTATTCAGAAAGTGATCCCGGGAAAAGAAGATATTGATACCGGTATTTTCGAGTGCAGCGCCGGCAGCTATCGCCGCTCGGTGAAGCAAGCCGAGATAATGCACTTTCTCGCCGGCAGCGGTTCCTTCACGCCGGACGGCGAAGAGACGTTGACCTTCAAAGCTGGCGATTCCTTTTTCTTCGAAGCGAACACCGCAGGTACCTGGGTGGTCGACACGCAGATGCGCAAACTCTACGTCATTTTTGATGCGAGCTAA
- a CDS encoding thioredoxin family protein, translating into MADFNTLIENSVGYEEFVSQGTAQEIAQLRIEQEKTTRPDFLSQETTADIAALSGKFVILAAAEMWCPDCQRNMPAINALCERYPDAQLAVITRDQSESLFKQQFSLDKVRIPFAAVLDAQLSPLGAFVERPKSLQSGGEEALLAYRRGERLADTLEEIVSIMRQN; encoded by the coding sequence GTGGCAGATTTCAACACCCTCATTGAGAACAGCGTTGGCTATGAAGAGTTCGTCAGCCAGGGGACAGCGCAGGAGATCGCGCAGCTGCGGATTGAGCAGGAGAAAACCACTCGACCGGACTTTCTCAGTCAGGAAACCACCGCGGATATCGCGGCGCTCTCAGGAAAATTCGTGATCCTGGCGGCCGCAGAGATGTGGTGCCCGGACTGCCAGCGCAATATGCCGGCAATTAACGCGCTGTGCGAGCGCTATCCTGATGCTCAGCTGGCCGTGATCACCCGCGATCAGTCAGAGTCACTGTTCAAACAGCAGTTCAGTCTGGATAAAGTACGCATCCCGTTTGCCGCAGTGCTGGATGCACAGCTTTCCCCACTGGGTGCGTTTGTCGAGCGGCCAAAGTCGCTACAAAGCGGCGGTGAAGAGGCCCTGCTCGCCTACAGGCGCGGCGAGCGTCTGGCCGATACGCTTGAAGAGATTGTCAGCATTATGCGTCAAAACTAA